A single Symbiobacterium thermophilum IAM 14863 DNA region contains:
- the tsaD gene encoding tRNA (adenosine(37)-N6)-threonylcarbamoyltransferase complex transferase subunit TsaD has protein sequence MKGLSEGLILGIESSCDETAAAVVAGGRRVLSNTVASQVDLFRKYGGVVPEIASRRHLELILPVIREALQMAGVTLEQIDAVAVTHGPGLVGTLLVGLSAAKALAFGLDKPLIGVNHLQGHIYANFLVEPPPEFPLVCLVVSGGHTDLIYMAGHGRMELLGRTLDDAAGEAFDKVARSVGLGYPGGPQVEKLARSGDPEAVPLPRAHTEGPYDFSFSGLKTAVLQYVQRTGPLNDQQRADLAASFQRAVTSVLVERTVKAAEAKGVRQVILAGGVAANGALREEMRAALEPRGIRLGYPPPVLCTDNAAMIAAAGYYLWRAGVRHDLDLNAVPGLGLGIGG, from the coding sequence GTGAAGGGGTTGTCGGAAGGGCTGATCCTCGGTATCGAGTCCTCCTGCGACGAGACGGCGGCGGCCGTCGTCGCGGGCGGGCGCAGGGTGCTGTCCAATACCGTCGCGAGTCAGGTGGACCTCTTCCGCAAGTACGGAGGGGTCGTGCCTGAGATCGCCTCGCGCCGGCACCTGGAGCTGATCCTGCCCGTGATCCGGGAGGCGCTGCAGATGGCCGGCGTCACGTTGGAGCAGATCGACGCGGTCGCCGTCACCCACGGTCCCGGCCTGGTGGGCACGCTGCTGGTGGGGCTGTCAGCCGCGAAGGCCCTGGCCTTCGGCCTGGACAAGCCCCTGATCGGCGTGAACCACCTGCAGGGCCATATCTACGCCAACTTCCTGGTGGAGCCCCCGCCTGAGTTCCCGCTGGTCTGCCTGGTGGTCTCGGGCGGCCATACGGACCTGATCTACATGGCCGGCCACGGCCGGATGGAGCTGCTCGGCCGCACCCTGGACGACGCGGCCGGCGAGGCTTTCGACAAGGTGGCCCGCTCCGTGGGGCTCGGTTACCCCGGCGGCCCGCAGGTGGAGAAGCTGGCCCGGTCGGGCGACCCGGAGGCCGTGCCGCTGCCGCGCGCCCACACGGAGGGGCCTTACGACTTCTCCTTCTCGGGCCTGAAGACCGCGGTGCTCCAGTACGTCCAGCGCACCGGTCCCCTGAACGATCAGCAGCGGGCGGACCTCGCGGCGTCGTTCCAGCGGGCGGTGACGTCGGTGCTGGTGGAGCGCACGGTGAAGGCGGCGGAGGCGAAGGGCGTTCGGCAGGTGATCCTGGCCGGGGGCGTCGCCGCCAACGGCGCCCTGCGGGAGGAGATGCGCGCCGCACTGGAGCCCCGGGGGATCCGCCTCGGCTACCCGCCGCCGGTGCTCTGTACCGACAACGCGGCCATGATCGCCGCCGCCGGCTACTACCTCTGGCGGGCCGGCGTCCGCCACGACCTGGACCTGAACGCCGTGCCCGGGCTGGGGCTCGGCATCGGCGGCTGA
- a CDS encoding Tex family protein — translation MSQDAIHARLARELGLTVGQVERCVALLDEGNTVPFIARYRKEATGEMDETQIRTLQERLAYLRNLEAEKEKVLRVIAEQGKLTPELERAIREAEKLQEVEDLYRPYRPKRRTRAMIARERGLEPLAQQMLAQAETAGSPEQIAATYVNPELGVASAEEALAGARDIVAEIVSDDAAVRKMARELTFARGVIRSAASDKGEPEKAREFEMYFDFQEPVRTLPPHRVLALNRGERLECLKVTLEAPEEEIIARIERQYVTGRSIWENHLREAIADAYRRLIAPSIETEIRNEITEKAEEHAIRLFAMNLRNLLLQPPIKGMTVMGIDPGYRTGCKVAVVDETGRVLETGVIYVTLGERQRQQGEEVLVRLVDKHKVDLIAIGNGTASRETEQVVASIIPRCSHPTAYMIVSEAGASVYSASKVAQEEFPDFDVTLRSAVSIARRAQDPLAELVKIDPKSIGVGLYQHDVNQRRLAEQLGAVVESVVNAVGVDLNTASPSLLQYVAGIKASVARAIVEYREKHGKFRSRRELLKVSGLGPKAFEQCAGFLRVTDGVEPLDNTAVHPESYALAEAILKAVGATREQLIGKGSAGLRDALKKLSPEQVAAELGAGVPTVRDIIEALSKPGRDPRDELPQPIFRTDVLKLEDLQVGMELMGTVRNVVDFGAFVDIGVHEDGLVHVSQLSHKYVKHPSEVVQVGDVVRVKVIEVDLKRQRIGLSMKLGDPPAAERPRETGRSREARRKRAERQLSLEEQVQMLREKFKRL, via the coding sequence TTGAGCCAGGATGCGATTCATGCCAGGCTGGCCCGGGAACTGGGCCTCACGGTGGGCCAGGTGGAGCGCTGCGTCGCGCTGCTGGACGAGGGCAACACGGTGCCGTTCATCGCCCGCTACCGCAAGGAGGCCACGGGCGAGATGGACGAGACCCAGATCCGCACCCTGCAGGAGCGGCTGGCCTACCTGCGGAACTTGGAGGCCGAGAAGGAGAAGGTGCTGCGGGTCATCGCCGAGCAGGGCAAGCTGACCCCGGAGTTGGAGCGGGCCATCCGGGAGGCGGAGAAGCTGCAGGAGGTGGAGGACCTCTACCGGCCCTACCGGCCCAAGCGGCGCACCCGGGCCATGATCGCCCGGGAGCGGGGGCTGGAGCCGCTGGCGCAGCAGATGCTGGCGCAGGCCGAGACAGCGGGTTCGCCTGAGCAGATCGCGGCCACCTATGTGAATCCGGAGCTCGGGGTGGCGTCGGCGGAGGAGGCCCTGGCCGGCGCCCGGGATATCGTGGCGGAGATCGTGTCGGATGACGCGGCGGTGCGGAAGATGGCCCGTGAGCTGACCTTCGCCCGCGGCGTGATCCGGTCGGCGGCCAGCGACAAGGGCGAGCCGGAGAAGGCCCGGGAGTTCGAGATGTACTTCGACTTCCAGGAGCCGGTCCGCACGCTGCCTCCCCATCGCGTCCTGGCGCTGAACCGGGGCGAGCGGCTGGAGTGTCTGAAGGTGACGCTGGAGGCCCCGGAGGAGGAGATCATCGCCCGCATCGAGCGGCAGTACGTCACCGGCCGTTCCATCTGGGAGAACCACCTGCGGGAGGCGATCGCCGACGCGTACCGCCGGCTGATCGCGCCGTCTATCGAAACGGAGATTCGCAACGAGATCACCGAGAAGGCCGAGGAGCACGCCATCCGGCTGTTCGCCATGAACCTGCGCAACCTGTTGCTGCAGCCGCCGATCAAGGGCATGACGGTGATGGGCATTGACCCCGGCTACCGCACCGGCTGCAAGGTGGCCGTGGTGGACGAGACCGGCCGGGTGCTGGAGACCGGCGTGATCTACGTGACCCTGGGCGAGCGGCAGCGGCAGCAGGGCGAGGAGGTCCTGGTGCGGCTGGTGGACAAGCACAAGGTCGACCTGATCGCCATCGGCAACGGCACGGCCTCCCGGGAGACCGAGCAGGTGGTGGCGAGCATCATCCCCCGCTGCAGCCACCCCACCGCCTACATGATCGTCTCCGAAGCGGGCGCCTCGGTGTACTCGGCCTCCAAGGTCGCCCAGGAGGAGTTCCCCGACTTCGACGTGACCCTCCGCTCGGCGGTCTCCATCGCCCGGCGGGCGCAGGATCCCCTGGCCGAGCTGGTCAAGATCGATCCCAAGTCCATCGGCGTCGGCCTCTACCAGCACGACGTCAACCAGAGGCGGCTGGCCGAACAGCTCGGGGCCGTGGTGGAGTCGGTGGTGAACGCCGTCGGCGTCGACCTGAACACGGCCTCGCCGTCGCTCCTGCAGTACGTGGCGGGCATCAAGGCTTCCGTCGCCAGGGCCATCGTCGAGTACCGGGAGAAGCACGGCAAGTTCCGCAGCCGCCGGGAGCTGCTGAAGGTCTCCGGCCTGGGGCCCAAGGCGTTTGAGCAGTGTGCGGGCTTCCTGCGGGTGACGGACGGCGTGGAGCCGCTGGACAACACCGCCGTACACCCCGAGTCCTACGCGCTGGCCGAGGCGATCCTGAAGGCTGTGGGCGCCACCCGGGAGCAGCTGATCGGCAAGGGGTCGGCCGGGCTGCGGGACGCCCTGAAGAAGCTCTCCCCGGAGCAGGTGGCCGCCGAGCTCGGGGCCGGCGTGCCCACGGTGCGGGACATCATCGAGGCCCTTTCGAAGCCGGGGCGCGACCCCCGGGACGAGCTGCCCCAGCCGATCTTCCGCACCGACGTGCTGAAGCTGGAGGACCTGCAGGTGGGCATGGAGCTCATGGGCACCGTCCGCAACGTGGTCGACTTCGGCGCCTTCGTGGACATCGGCGTCCACGAGGACGGCCTGGTCCACGTCTCCCAGCTCTCCCACAAGTACGTCAAGCACCCGTCCGAGGTGGTGCAGGTGGGCGACGTGGTGCGGGTGAAGGTCATCGAAGTGGATCTGAAGCGGCAGCGCATCGGCCTCTCCATGAAGCTGGGCGACCCGCCCGCGGCGGAGCGGCCCCGCGAGACCGGGCGGAGCCGTGAGGCCCGGCGGAAGCGGGCGGAGCGGCAGCTGAGCCTGGAGGAGCAGGTGCAGATGCTGCGGGAGAAGTTCAAGCGGCTGTGA
- the tsaE gene encoding tRNA (adenosine(37)-N6)-threonylcarbamoyltransferase complex ATPase subunit type 1 TsaE — MVRVISRSPAQTQALGRWLGERLQPGDFVALVGDLGTGKTALSTGILAGLGVSRSGGSPTFTLLWEYEGRIPVFHWDVYRLEDAAELEDLGFEEYFFSDHGVNLVEWADRVRPLWPDEVLEISLSYGSGEQERVLELTGTARYRPLLEELAHAGFGL; from the coding sequence ATGGTGCGCGTGATCAGCAGGAGCCCCGCCCAAACGCAGGCGCTGGGCCGGTGGCTGGGCGAGCGGCTGCAGCCCGGCGATTTCGTCGCGCTGGTGGGCGACCTGGGGACGGGCAAAACGGCCCTGTCCACCGGCATCCTGGCGGGGCTGGGGGTGAGCCGGTCCGGCGGAAGCCCCACCTTCACCCTGCTGTGGGAGTACGAGGGGCGCATCCCGGTGTTCCACTGGGACGTCTACCGCCTGGAGGATGCCGCGGAGCTGGAGGATCTGGGCTTCGAAGAGTACTTCTTCAGCGACCATGGCGTCAACCTCGTCGAATGGGCGGACCGGGTGCGGCCGCTCTGGCCCGACGAGGTCCTGGAGATTTCACTCAGCTATGGGAGCGGGGAGCAGGAGCGGGTGCTCGAACTGACCGGCACCGCCCGCTACCGGCCGCTCCTGGAGGAGTTGGCGCATGCGGGTTTTGGCCTTTGA
- a CDS encoding enoyl-ACP reductase FabI — MGLMTGRKCLVMGVANKRSIAWGIARALHREGAELAFTYVNDRLKENVEELVRTLDGHEEMPLLPCDVMEDGQIEAAFAELGRRWGKLDVVVHSIAYARTEDLQRDFVDTTREGWRIAQEVSAWSLIAVARAAKPLMEAAGGGSIMTLTYLASERVVDRYNIMAPAKAALECNVRYLAHELGPSNIRVNAISAGPLKTLAASAVKGLSTIRDIVEERAPLRRNVTLEEVGDVGLFLASPLSRCITGETIYADNGFHIMGV, encoded by the coding sequence GTGGGACTGATGACGGGGAGAAAGTGCCTGGTGATGGGCGTCGCCAACAAGCGCTCCATCGCGTGGGGGATCGCCCGGGCCCTGCACCGGGAGGGCGCGGAGCTGGCGTTCACTTACGTCAACGATCGGCTGAAGGAGAACGTGGAGGAGCTGGTCCGGACTCTGGACGGGCACGAGGAGATGCCGCTCCTGCCCTGCGACGTCATGGAGGACGGCCAGATCGAGGCGGCCTTCGCCGAACTGGGCAGGCGCTGGGGGAAGCTGGACGTGGTGGTCCACTCCATCGCCTACGCACGGACGGAGGACCTGCAGCGGGACTTCGTGGACACCACCCGGGAGGGGTGGCGCATCGCCCAGGAGGTTTCGGCATGGTCCCTCATTGCCGTCGCCCGGGCGGCCAAGCCGCTGATGGAAGCCGCCGGCGGCGGGTCCATCATGACGCTGACGTACCTGGCCTCCGAGCGGGTGGTGGACCGGTACAACATCATGGCGCCGGCCAAGGCGGCCCTGGAGTGCAACGTGCGCTACCTGGCCCACGAGCTGGGGCCCAGCAACATCCGGGTGAACGCCATTTCCGCCGGGCCGCTGAAGACCCTGGCTGCCAGCGCCGTGAAGGGGCTCAGCACCATCCGGGACATCGTGGAGGAGCGGGCGCCGCTTCGGCGCAACGTGACCCTGGAAGAGGTGGGCGACGTCGGCCTGTTCCTGGCCTCTCCCCTGTCCCGGTGTATCACCGGCGAGACGATCTACGCCGACAACGGCTTCCACATCATGGGGGTGTGA
- a CDS encoding alpha/beta-type small acid-soluble spore protein, whose protein sequence is MANNNNNDLVVSSARSALEQLKYETAAELGIPNYAQQYKGDLPSRVNGSVGGYMVKKMIALAEQQLNGGTVR, encoded by the coding sequence ATGGCGAACAACAATAACAACGATCTCGTCGTCTCCTCGGCCCGCAGCGCCCTGGAGCAGCTGAAGTACGAGACGGCCGCCGAGCTGGGCATCCCCAACTACGCCCAGCAGTACAAGGGCGACCTGCCCAGCCGTGTGAACGGTTCCGTCGGCGGTTACATGGTGAAGAAGATGATCGCCCTGGCCGAGCAGCAGCTGAACGGCGGGACCGTGCGGTAA
- the rimI gene encoding ribosomal protein S18-alanine N-acetyltransferase: MGVPEIAVHPMTPADLDQVMEVERLSYLTPWSREAFESELLQRYTVYLVARAGDRVVGFAGMHVLWEMAHVTNVAVHPEFRGRGVGERLMRELIRIAYRRGAARMTLEVRVGNAPAQALYRKLGFVTEPGAVRKGYYTDTGEDAIIMWKEPLVEEAI, from the coding sequence ATGGGAGTCCCGGAGATCGCGGTTCACCCCATGACCCCGGCGGACCTGGACCAGGTGATGGAGGTGGAGCGGCTGTCGTACCTCACCCCCTGGTCCCGGGAGGCGTTTGAGTCGGAGCTGCTGCAGCGGTACACCGTCTACCTCGTGGCGCGGGCGGGGGACCGGGTGGTGGGCTTCGCCGGCATGCACGTGCTCTGGGAAATGGCGCACGTGACCAACGTCGCCGTCCATCCCGAGTTCCGGGGCCGCGGGGTCGGCGAGCGGCTGATGCGGGAGCTGATCCGCATCGCCTACCGGCGCGGCGCCGCCCGCATGACCCTGGAGGTCCGGGTCGGGAACGCCCCGGCCCAGGCCCTGTACCGGAAGCTGGGCTTCGTCACCGAGCCCGGAGCGGTGCGCAAGGGCTACTACACGGACACCGGGGAAGACGCCATCATCATGTGGAAGGAACCGCTGGTCGAGGAGGCGATCTGA
- a CDS encoding gamma-glutamyl-gamma-aminobutyrate hydrolase family protein encodes MRPLIGITACNRANEEPGQDWLYTPHDYFRAVWRAGGLPVMLPFVTDEEEAAQVLDRLDGLLLSGGGDLDPMLYGELPLPVTGSIEPERDQAELAYARVAVARDMAVLGICRGHQVLAVAFGGALWQDIPAQVEGAIKHRQEAPKNYPSHPVSILPGTRLAALLGTERRVNSRHHQAVKRVPEGWVASAHAPDGVIEAMEHPGRRFVLSVQWHPENHQGQPCNFDALFDAFVEAARRSVDR; translated from the coding sequence ATGAGGCCGTTGATCGGGATTACCGCGTGCAACCGGGCCAACGAGGAGCCGGGTCAGGACTGGCTGTACACCCCGCACGACTACTTCCGGGCCGTGTGGCGGGCGGGAGGGCTGCCGGTCATGCTGCCCTTCGTCACCGACGAGGAGGAGGCGGCCCAGGTGCTGGACCGGCTCGACGGCCTGCTCCTCTCCGGCGGCGGCGATCTGGATCCGATGCTGTACGGCGAGCTGCCCCTCCCCGTGACCGGATCCATTGAACCGGAGCGGGATCAGGCAGAGCTCGCCTATGCCCGGGTGGCGGTGGCTCGCGACATGGCCGTCCTGGGGATCTGCCGCGGCCACCAGGTGCTGGCGGTGGCCTTCGGCGGCGCGCTCTGGCAGGACATTCCCGCGCAGGTCGAGGGCGCCATCAAGCACCGGCAGGAGGCGCCCAAGAACTACCCCTCGCACCCGGTGAGCATCCTGCCCGGCACCCGCCTCGCCGCGCTGCTGGGCACGGAGCGGCGGGTCAACAGCCGGCACCATCAGGCCGTGAAGCGGGTGCCGGAGGGATGGGTGGCCAGCGCCCACGCGCCCGACGGGGTGATCGAGGCGATGGAGCATCCGGGCCGGCGGTTCGTCCTGTCGGTGCAGTGGCACCCCGAGAACCACCAGGGGCAGCCCTGCAATTTCGACGCGCTGTTTGACGCGTTCGTGGAAGCGGCGCGCCGATCCGTCGATCGCTGA
- the ltrA gene encoding group II intron reverse transcriptase/maturase, with translation MEQVVARENMLAALKRVERNGGAPGVDGVPTERLRDQIRVEWSRIREGLLQGTYRPQPVRRVEIPKPGGGKRMLGIPTVMDRLIQQALLQVLTPIFDPTFSESSYGFRPGRRGHDAVRKARQYVEEGYDWVVDMDLEKFFDRVNHDVLMARVARRVTDKRVLRLIRRYLQAGVMLNGVVVATEEGTPQGGPLSPLLANILLDDLDKELERRGHHFVRYADDCNIYVRSKRAGERVYRSVRHFLQERLRLKVNEEKSAVDRPWKRQFLGFSFYKHRGVRIRLAPKSLKRVKDKLRTLTDRNRSQSMEDRIRRLNAYLRGWVGYYALSDARSAFERLEGWLKRRLRACVWKQWKRVRTRFRELRALGLPEWVVHQLANSRKGPWRMAGGPLNSALGDAYWRAQGLISLTECYEATRQSWRTAGCGPACPVV, from the coding sequence ATGGAGCAGGTGGTGGCCAGGGAGAACATGCTGGCCGCCCTGAAACGGGTGGAGCGGAACGGAGGCGCTCCCGGCGTGGACGGTGTCCCCACCGAACGGCTGCGGGACCAGATTCGCGTGGAGTGGAGCCGCATCCGTGAGGGACTGCTCCAGGGGACCTACAGACCGCAGCCAGTCCGCCGGGTCGAAATCCCGAAACCGGGCGGCGGCAAGCGGATGCTGGGGATTCCCACCGTGATGGACCGCCTGATCCAACAGGCACTCCTGCAAGTACTGACGCCGATCTTTGACCCGACATTCTCCGAATCCAGCTACGGCTTTCGGCCGGGGCGGCGGGGTCATGATGCGGTCAGGAAGGCACGTCAGTACGTGGAGGAAGGGTACGACTGGGTCGTGGACATGGACCTGGAGAAGTTCTTCGACCGGGTCAACCACGACGTGCTGATGGCCCGCGTGGCGCGGCGGGTAACGGATAAGCGTGTGCTGCGGCTGATCCGGCGGTACTTACAGGCTGGGGTCATGCTGAACGGGGTAGTCGTGGCGACGGAGGAAGGGACGCCGCAGGGCGGTCCGCTGAGCCCGCTGCTGGCGAACATCCTGCTGGATGACCTCGACAAGGAGCTGGAGCGCCGCGGGCACCACTTCGTCCGGTACGCCGATGACTGCAACATCTACGTCCGCAGCAAGCGGGCGGGAGAACGGGTCTACAGGAGCGTGCGCCACTTCCTGCAGGAGCGGTTACGGCTGAAGGTCAACGAGGAGAAGAGCGCAGTGGACCGGCCGTGGAAGCGGCAGTTCCTCGGGTTTAGTTTCTACAAGCACCGGGGAGTGCGCATCCGGCTGGCCCCGAAGAGCCTGAAGCGCGTGAAGGACAAGCTCCGCACGCTGACGGACCGCAACCGCAGCCAGAGCATGGAGGACCGAATCCGGCGCCTGAATGCTTACTTGCGGGGCTGGGTTGGGTACTATGCGCTCTCCGATGCCAGGTCAGCCTTTGAAAGACTCGAAGGATGGCTGAAGCGTCGGCTGCGAGCATGCGTATGGAAGCAGTGGAAGCGTGTACGCACGCGCTTTCGGGAGTTGCGCGCCCTCGGTTTGCCCGAATGGGTAGTCCACCAACTCGCCAACAGCCGCAAAGGCCCGTGGCGGATGGCAGGTGGCCCACTAAACAGCGCCCTGGGCGACGCCTACTGGCGTGCCCAGGGGCTGATAAGCCTGACCGAATGCTATGAAGCGACTCGTCAATCCTGGCGAACCGCCGGATGCGGACCCGCATGTCCGGTGGTGTGA
- a CDS encoding type II toxin-antitoxin system PemK/MazF family toxin — protein MSKPLQIRRGDVFYADLSPVIGSEQGGVRPVLILQNDVGNKYSPTVIVSAITSQIEKAKLPIHVELDGETYGLERDSVILLEQVRTIDKRRLRERVTHLGSDIMRQVDEALMISLGLKEF, from the coding sequence ATGAGCAAGCCACTTCAGATTCGACGGGGCGACGTCTTCTACGCGGACCTGAGCCCGGTGATCGGCTCGGAGCAGGGAGGCGTGCGGCCCGTTCTGATCCTGCAGAATGATGTCGGCAATAAGTACAGCCCCACGGTCATCGTCTCGGCGATCACCAGCCAGATCGAGAAGGCGAAGCTGCCGATTCACGTCGAGCTGGACGGGGAAACCTATGGCCTCGAGCGGGATTCCGTCATCCTGCTGGAACAGGTCCGCACCATCGACAAGCGGCGGCTGCGCGAGCGGGTGACGCACCTGGGCAGCGACATCATGCGCCAGGTGGACGAGGCCCTGATGATCAGCCTCGGACTCAAGGAGTTTTGA
- a CDS encoding DUF1444 family protein encodes MKLMEQEFADIRGRLYPLMMDPVQIQAKGGGQMVNGQIAEGLYVIYGIEEPGDKIRYVTYQDLRDWGVSHTTVHITAVQNLKRLTEGKRVTKLDSAEGGRPMFIWALADGYDAARILLTEWLQDFAEAVPGRLVLGVPHRNWLVAVGDADEELLKVVARRVAHEHRHAGFPVSPYLYTFDGERIVRYVRRQGE; translated from the coding sequence ATGAAGCTCATGGAGCAGGAGTTCGCGGACATCCGCGGCCGGCTTTACCCCCTGATGATGGATCCGGTGCAGATCCAGGCCAAGGGCGGGGGGCAGATGGTGAACGGCCAGATCGCCGAGGGGCTCTATGTCATCTACGGCATTGAGGAGCCGGGCGACAAGATCCGGTACGTCACGTACCAGGACCTGCGCGACTGGGGCGTGAGCCACACCACCGTCCACATCACCGCCGTCCAGAACCTGAAGCGGCTGACCGAGGGGAAGCGGGTGACGAAGCTCGACTCGGCGGAGGGCGGCCGGCCGATGTTCATCTGGGCGCTGGCGGACGGCTACGACGCCGCCCGGATCCTGCTCACCGAGTGGCTGCAGGATTTCGCCGAGGCGGTGCCGGGCCGGTTGGTGCTCGGGGTGCCCCACCGGAACTGGCTGGTGGCCGTCGGCGACGCCGATGAGGAGCTGCTGAAGGTGGTGGCGCGGCGGGTGGCCCACGAGCACCGTCACGCCGGGTTCCCCGTGAGCCCGTACCTGTACACCTTTGATGGAGAAAGGATCGTGCGCTATGTCCGCAGGCAAGGGGAGTGA
- the rnhA gene encoding ribonuclease HI: protein MREVIIYTDGACSGNPGPGGWGAVLLYGSHRKELSGFHPHTTNNRMEIQAAIEALRALKYPCKVKLYSDSAYLVNAFRQNWLRTWQRNGWVNSRKQPVENQDLWQELLEAARPHQVEWLKVQGHADVAENNRCDELARAAIAAGTQG, encoded by the coding sequence GTGCGGGAGGTCATCATCTACACCGACGGCGCCTGCTCCGGAAACCCCGGGCCCGGCGGCTGGGGCGCGGTGCTCCTGTACGGTTCCCACCGCAAGGAGCTGTCGGGCTTCCACCCCCACACGACCAACAACCGCATGGAGATTCAGGCCGCCATCGAGGCCCTGCGGGCCCTGAAGTATCCCTGCAAGGTCAAGCTGTACTCGGACAGCGCCTACCTGGTCAACGCCTTCCGGCAGAACTGGCTGCGGACCTGGCAGCGGAACGGCTGGGTCAACAGCAGGAAGCAGCCGGTGGAGAACCAGGACCTGTGGCAGGAGTTGCTGGAGGCTGCCCGGCCGCACCAGGTGGAATGGCTGAAGGTGCAGGGGCACGCCGACGTGGCGGAGAACAACCGCTGTGACGAGCTGGCGCGCGCGGCGATCGCGGCCGGCACGCAGGGCTGA
- a CDS encoding CopG family ribbon-helix-helix protein → MAAVRRILVTVPASLLEQVDGLAALERTDRDALIQEAVRIYVEERKKRDMREQLRRGYREMSRINLTLAEEGPIFERIGSLP, encoded by the coding sequence ATGGCCGCTGTCCGGCGCATTCTGGTGACCGTGCCTGCGTCGCTCCTGGAGCAGGTGGACGGCCTCGCGGCCCTGGAACGGACCGACCGGGACGCCCTGATCCAGGAGGCCGTGCGAATCTATGTGGAAGAAAGGAAGAAACGGGACATGCGGGAGCAGCTGAGGCGGGGCTATCGGGAGATGTCCCGCATCAACCTGACTCTTGCGGAGGAAGGGCCGATCTTCGAGCGGATCGGCAGTTTGCCCTGA
- the tsaB gene encoding tRNA (adenosine(37)-N6)-threonylcarbamoyltransferase complex dimerization subunit type 1 TsaB: MRVLAFDTATAACTVAVAADGQVLSEFTLQVPRAHSVRLMPLIAQTLREAGVDRRELDAIAVGVGPGSFTGLRIGLATAKGLALALDKPVVPVSTLAAAAYGTGAQAGLVVPLLDAKRDQVFTAVYAAGDRDPSTWTELLGPANLHIDEVVERVRELRARLDRPWPFITLCGDAAEQHAPRFGGDGAVRLAPAGSLLPRASSVAALGLSLLRSGGAMSPDALSVCPAWALTWR, encoded by the coding sequence ATGCGGGTTTTGGCCTTTGACACCGCCACCGCCGCCTGCACCGTCGCGGTGGCGGCGGACGGGCAGGTGCTTTCCGAGTTCACGCTGCAGGTGCCCCGGGCCCACTCGGTGCGGCTGATGCCGCTGATCGCCCAAACGTTGCGGGAGGCCGGGGTGGACCGGCGGGAACTGGACGCGATCGCCGTCGGCGTGGGACCGGGCTCCTTCACCGGCCTGCGCATCGGCCTGGCGACGGCCAAGGGGCTGGCCCTTGCGCTGGACAAGCCCGTGGTCCCCGTCTCGACCCTGGCAGCCGCCGCCTACGGCACCGGCGCACAGGCGGGCCTGGTGGTGCCGCTGTTGGACGCGAAGCGGGACCAGGTGTTCACGGCGGTGTACGCCGCGGGCGACCGGGACCCGTCTACCTGGACCGAGCTCCTGGGCCCCGCGAACCTGCACATCGACGAGGTCGTGGAGCGGGTCCGTGAGCTGCGGGCGCGGTTGGACCGCCCGTGGCCGTTCATCACCCTCTGCGGCGACGCAGCCGAGCAGCACGCGCCCCGGTTCGGCGGGGACGGCGCCGTGCGGCTGGCCCCCGCGGGGAGCCTGCTGCCCCGGGCCTCCAGCGTGGCGGCCCTGGGGCTCAGCCTGCTCCGGAGCGGCGGGGCGATGAGCCCCGACGCGCTGTCGGTGTGCCCGGCATGGGCGCTGACTTGGCGGTGA